CGGGAAAAGGCACTTGGTGACATCGGCTCAGTGACCGTGAAGTTCCGGAAGTACGCCAACAGCGCTCCGATCGGCACTAACCGCCACTACGGACTGGCCGACCCGCTCCTCATGGACATGTCCATTCACCACTTTGACCTCATGCGGTACATCACCAGCCAGGAGCCTGTGCACATCGACTGCCACGCCTGGAATCCCCCGTGGAGCAAGTTCATGGACCCCGCTGCTGCCATGGCCACCCTGGTCTTCGACGGCGGAGCCGTCGTCAACTATCAGGGAAGCTGGGTGAGTACCGAACAGGAGACTCTCTGGGCTGGGGAGTGGCTGATCGAATGTTCCGGAGGCACGATCGAATGGACAGGACGGGCGGACACCGGTACGGCCTCGGATGCAGTCATCGTGCGCCCCTTGAACGGGCCTGTCGAGGTCCTCACCCTTCCGAGGATGGACACGTTCGACCGCGTCGGATCGCTTTCGGAGTTTCGATCGGCTATCCGCGAAGGGCGTCCTCCCGTGACGAGTGGGCAGGCAAACCTCCCCACTCTCGCAATGACTCTCGGCGCAATCGAATCATCCAAAACAAACATGCCACAGGACATCCGTTCGCTCCTTCGTGCCACGGACTCTACAGCAGCAACCCAAGGAAAAATCTGATGCCAAAAGTCACAGTCTGGAACGAATTTCGCCACGAAAAAGACAACCCCGAAGTAGCCGCGATTTATCCGGACGGCATTCACACCACGATTGCCGCCGCGCTGCGTGGGCAGGGAATCGATGCTGCGACCGCAACCCTCGACGAACCGGAGCACGGACTTAGCCCCGAAGTTCTGAAGTTCACCGATGTACTCGTCTGGTGGGGTCACGGTGCACACGATGAGGTCGACGACATTGTGGTGGATCGTATCCAGCAGCGCGTCCTCGACGGCATGGGACTGATTGTGCTGCACTCCGGGCACGGATCGAAAATTTTTCGACGCCTGATGGGCACCAGCTGCAATCTCAAATGGAGGGAAAGCACGGACAGCGAGGTCCTCTGGAACGTCGCACCCGGACACCCGATCACTGAAGGCGTGGAAGAGAGCCTCATCCTGGACCAGGAAGAAATGTACGGCGAATTCTTCGACATACCCACCCCGGACGCCTTGGTCTTCGTCAGCTGGTTTACAGGCGGGGAGGTATTCCGCAGCGGGGCCTGCTACCAGCGCGGCGCCGGAAAGATCTTCTACTTCCGCCCGGGCCATGAAACGTACCCCACCTATCACCACAAGGGCATCCAGCGCGTCATTGCCAATGCCGCGCGCTGGGCTACCCGCAACCACGAGGTGGCACATCAATTCGGGAACCCCGCGCCGCTGATGCTTCCAACTTCTGAACAACACGCCACCCCGAGGCAACGACAGAACAACGACTACGAGACCGCCGACATCAGGTGATCTGCAGCGCCTGTTAGGTGCGCGGTGACTGTCGGGTTCGCACCTACTAGGACTTCTCCGAACTGCCGATGTGTCCTGATCGCTTCTTGAGCAGATTCGTAGACGACGTCATGCGCGTGCTGCCGGCCGATGGCGTGACCGAGTGAAAGCATGACGGCTTCCGAGGAAACGAGCCCGTGAGTGATTTCCAGGTTGGTCCGCATGCGATCCTCGTCAATCTCCAGATCGCTGAGGATTAGCGTCAGCCGTGCCAGCAGGTCCCCTGTGAGAATGATGGCCCGGCTCAGGGCGTCGTCCATCATCGCGGTGTTGCGTCAGCGGGCTGGATCTCGGTCAACGCCTCATTGAAGCCGGCCCGCTCCCCGATGGCATCATTTGCCACAGCGACAGCATCGCCTGACAACATCGGCGGAGCAGCCCTCTGGGAGCCACCCCACTAACCAGCGTCGACACCAAAGGCGAAGCCTTGGGACGCCGCGCGGCACGTATGCTGCTCGAGCGGATCCATGAACCCGGCTCACCGCTTCGATCGACAAAACAAATACCGGAACTGGCCATCAGACAATCCTGCGGCTGCCACTAAAACAGCCTGCTGCTGCTTGGCGCTCCGGCCCCGGCTACCGCGCCATTCAGCGTCGCAAAATCGGCCCCGCTTAGCGTCGATGTACACGTGCACCGTCCGATTGAATTACACCCCAGCCTGACGTCAGGATGAGGTGTCAAATGCGTCAGGATAGGGCTCGTATTCTTATTGCTTGACGACCCGAGGGAAGAGTCTTAGGGCTCAACCTGACACTATTTTCGCCCACCGCCTCAGCCGTCCTGAGAAGTTCTAGACCCGCCCCGGTGCGTATGAAAGGCTCCATACATCCCTGCATCAGTGGCGGTGGGCGCGATCATGAAGCGTAGAGGAACCGATTAGTCCCCTATTTCATTCGCGATGGTTTGGTCCGGCTGCCGGGCACTTGAACCGTGATGATGTGTCGTGGGACCGGGTCCCCCTCGATATCAAAAGTTGTGTGATCGATGAGTGCACTTAGATGGGGGACTGGACCGGAGCTATCAAAGGCCTTGTGTCGCAGGGCGACGAGGAATCCAACCCTGATGTCTGTTCCCTGGTATGCCGCCGCTTGCTTGAGATAAGCAGTCTTGTCGGCCAAGGGCACCTTAGTGGAGTCCGTTTTCATCTCTACATGGATCGCAAAGCCGTCAAACTTCAGACGCAGGTCCACACGACCACCACCTACATGCTGCACTTCGAACTCGGTGATCGACCCAAGTTCACTGCTGGCCAAGTAGTTGTACAAATCCCTGTGGATGGCATCTTCATTGGCCGCAGGATCAAAAAGGTATGAGTACAGATCAGACTGAGCGTTTGTCCGAGTGGTCACGAACCTAATCATCAGTCGCAGCAATACGTCGACGGCCGAGGCGGCTCTGCCTTGGTAGTCCTGACTGGAGCCGAGGGCTGCCCTGATTTTCGACCAAACTTGCGCTTCGACAAGATTGAGGCTGTGCCTTCCGGTGTTTGCATCGTCTATTGCTTTAGCAAGTACGGCCAGGGCCTCCCCGCTCACTCTTCTGAGTTCTTCCGTCTCTGGTCCTGGCGGGAGCAACTGGTTAAGGGGTGGCGGTAACGGGACTCTGACCGCACCGCCGTCTTCTTTTTCCGGTTCAGCCCCCCTTAGAGCATGAACTCGCGCAGCGTTGAGGACGTTATGCGCGACCCTCAGCTGCTCGGAAAGGCGTTCCGGCGGCTCATCCAGCGCATCTGCCCGCTCCTGGAGGGCATGGACATGATCCTCAAGATTGCTCATCAGACCAGCAGTACGGGCAAAACCGGACTCAATTACCGGCTGTATGAAATCGAGTAGAGCCTCCGAGTCGGTACTTAGACGGGCTACGGCAATGGAGCGTGAACCTGTATAAATCTGCAGCAAGTTGTCGACTACAACTTCCGCCTTGTAAAAGCTGCTACGTGCGAACTCCACGCGCATCCTGCCAAGGTCATCGGCAAGTCGCTGCCAGGCTAGAAGCGCCGATCGTTTCGAATCGCTATACCAGTGGTTCAATCCAGCTGAAGCGAGGTTTAGCTGCCGGATGCGCTGCGCGAGATCGTCTAGGGATTGCGCTTCCAACTGGGTCATCGATAAGGAATCCACGTTTGGCTCTGCGCCTGACTCCCGAATGAACCCTCGCAGAATGTTTACGACCTGGAGCAGGATGTCAGCGTCCTCCCGATCGTAGGAATCGGCCGCAAGGTTCAAGTAACGGGCAGATTCGTGAAGACAGTCCGCCATCGTTGTAAGGCTTGGAGAACGAAGAGCCCGAACCAGTTCGATGCCAGCTAGTATCCAGGCGGCATCCGAAGCTACGTCATTCGGGTCCGCACCCGGCCACGGCGTCCCACTGGATGGCTTCATCCCTGCGACACAGTGGACGACTTCAACCAGTTCTTCAGCGTGTGGCCAGTAATCGACGGCAGTACTTATGGCACGAATAATTGCCGTTGCAAGGGGTTTGGGCACGGGCGCATTAAACCTGTCTAGGCGGGCAAGCAGGCCAAAAGGACGCGCAACTCCTGACACAGTCAGTCTGGTCAAAGCGTCCAGAGCGTCCGCGGCTCGAAGCGTGGCTTGGGGAGTCTTATCCGTCAGTTCGTGTAACGCATCAACTATGCCTTCGAGTGACCTCGTAAGAGCCGCGCCAATCATGCTCAGGGCGGTGGGGCTGGTAAGGAGAATGCCCAAGCTGTCGGCAAAAATGGCCGGGCTTCTGGTTGCTGATACGGCATCAATGATGGAGCGAAGGGCCGCGACTTTAGCATCGCTTTGGTTATCGGGTACTGCTACATCTCTGACGACCAATTTAATAAGCAGGACTAGCCAAGGATTGTCCGCTAGTGTGGTTCCCTCGGCGGCGATTCGTTCCCAGCTGCCGATAGTTTTAAGAGAATCGGGGGCAGGAGTCTTTCCGCGCGCCCCGACCAGTAAAGCCTTGAGGTCGTCTGCGAGGGTATCTGATCGCTCGCCAGTCATGTTGCGCCCCCTGCCGTGACGAGAGCTTGTGTATGAGGCTTCTCAAAGCTGACACACACTAGCGCTGCTACCACACGTAGTTATCGCCCTCGGCAACGATTCGACTTGCCGGGGGAAGAAGATCAACCAAGGGGGAAGTGTTTCGGGTTGCAACGAATATCTGCATCTCGGCTTCCTCGGTTACAGCGATGAGGGCTTCTACCATCGTTGCCAAGTCCGAATCCGGCATCTCTTCTGCGGCTGGCGAGTCCAATATCAGCAGCCCGGGGTGCCTGCCTATGTTCTCTACAAACCCATGCCTAATTAGCGCAATGGCTGTAGCGATTTTTACGCGTAGCTTTTCACCTTCGGTGATGCCGCTGAAGGTTGTGTCCTCTCCACCTTTCGTTAGGCGCATATTCGCTGCGCCGTCGAGCTTAATGTTCTTGATGTTTTCTGCGCCAAAACTCGCGACCAACGCTCTCGATGTCGGCGGATATGTTCTTGAGGAGTGGGTCTTGGCCCTCCTTCAGCCATTGCTTGAGAATTGTCTCCGTGGCGTCTGCCACGGCAGCCTGCACGGGGTCGATTGGATCGGAGCTTTTCGGATCGCTGGAAGCGGTCAAAGCGTCAAGAGCCCCCTCGGCGCGGGCGAGGTCGAGTTCTAGGTTTCTGTGTTCATCAAGCTCTGTGAGTAGCGCCGCTCCTGCTTCCGCTTTCGCTGCTGCATCGTCGCGCTGACCGCGGAGCTTATCGATTTGGGCTACCAACGCAGCGGCTGTTGTCTCCGCGGCTTCCAAGGCTGCCCCGGTCGCTTCAATTTCGTCTGGTGAATCTTCTTCGTCTGAGTCGTCACCTACCGACTGCGGTGCTGCCAGTCCGGCGATGAGGGTCGAAGTGACCTCGGACGGGACCGACGAGGCAACGATAACGTTGGATTGAAATGCATCCAGGTTTAGATCGCTGGAGCACACGGAGCACTCATGCTTATCAGGTTCCGCAGCACGGCGTTCGGCGGTTACTTCCCCCGCGCAGCGAGGGCACTTCGTCGGTCGCATACGGTGGAAAAACTTGGTTGCCAAGACATTTTCATGGTGAGTATGGGCACGGGCCTTAGCCGCTCGCAGCTGCTGACGCGCCGTCTCAACGAGCGATGACTGGGCGATCAGTTGCGTCTCGATCTCATGAACCTGGCGGGATAGCTCGGAGGCAAGTTTCGCGGCTTGAATCGTCGCTTCGACGTCCGGCGTCTCGGGCGGTAGTGAACCCTTTTTGGACTTTAAGTCCTTTACCTTCTCCAAAATTTTTAGCCGATTTCCCTCAAAGGCGTCGGCTGCCGCCTTTGCTTTGTCGGAGGCGGCTGATCGTTCCGCATCCATTCCCCGACGTGCCGTCGACGCTGCGGCCAGGGCCGGCGCCCAGTCAGTTCCCACGAACATCTGCATCATTCGCACGGCAATGGTCTGTTCATTTCCAACTATTGGGTCCAGTTGACTGGCGCGTACGACGAAGGCACTTGAGTAGGATGGCCAAGCGTGCACACGGGCCTTCACGTCCGTCCAGACCGGGATGCTTTCTAAGCGCAACCTGTTCATCATCAAATGACCAATGACGCTTTCGAAGTCGTCCCCATTGAAAGTCCCGAGAAGCGCAGGTTTGTCAGCTCCACCCACGACGCCCAGCTTTTCGATCTTGCCGGTTGCGACGCCGTTGACGGCATCAAAGGAGACTCGAAGTCTTTCGGCGCCAACCGTCCAGTCAGCCTCAACGTGCTCAATCCATCGCTGGATATCGGGCTGGAACCGCGCGCACCGGCCTGTCAACGTCCACATCAGGACATTGAGGACCGTGGACTTGCCCCGGAGGTTCCTTCCCGAGCCGATTCCATTGACCCCGGCCTGAGGCTTCCACTCGAATTGAAATGGCACATGCACCGTTGGTACTGCGCGGTCGTCACTAGCAAGAACGTCGTTTACGGGCTCCTCGACGAATGGAAGGGTGTCTTCTTCCTGGACGCCGTGGGTTGCGGCATCTGGGTGGGCAGGAGGGAGATGCTTCGTTCCACTGAACTGGAGTCGGGTTAAACGCAGCGGAACGGGGACGGCCTTGGTGGACGATGTAGGTACTCCAAGGTCGACGAGAATCTCGTCGACCTGATGGGAAGTAAGGATGTGCCGTCGCGCTTTCTGCCGCTTCGCAAGCAGCTTCACGACCTCGTCAGCAAGAACGCTCATAGCCCACTTTGTCCTGTTCCACTCTTGCTCTCCAAGTTCGTCGTTTTCGCCTGCAGGCCGTGTAAGCGTTCTCGCACTCTTGATGCGATAGGGGCAATGGTCAGACCCAGCTCAGTGCCAGCGTATGTGGCCTGCTCATACTGCCGCTCCTTGAGGCGCTTGCCCACGTCCGTACCAGCAACCAAAGCTACAAGCCTCACTTGCTTTCCGTACCATCCCAATACAGGATCGCTAGCCAGTTCCGCAGCGGCATTCGCACCAGCTTGCGTCAAGTAGAACTGGTTTCGCCTTCTTACCTGGTTCGCCTACTCGCGTCAGAGAAGCAAGGCCGTATGTCTCCAGCAGCGTAAAGGCGTCGTCGAGCTGTTCGTATGCTCCGAAGAACCAACGAGGCATGGGGTACCAGTGAAGGTCTGGTTCCGGGTCGTCGAGCAACGCTTGGGCAGCAGCCAAGAAGCTGTCGTCAATCTTGCCATTCTCAACCATCCCAACGAGTTCGTCCGCAAGGTAATCCGGATTTCGCATCCAGAAGTCCATAGCCTGGAGACGTAATTCGCTGCGTATTACAGTCACCGCGCCCGGGGGTCCCTCCCCGTTAATTGGATCTCCGCACTCAGCCAGCAGAACTAGCAGCCGGATAGCGTGCTGAGTGCGCGTGGCAGAGGGCCGCTCCCCAAGGCCCGAAACATCCGCTGTCGCTACCACTCCACCCCCATAATCGCAGCGACGAAGCTGCCTTTTCCGTAGTTTACCGCGTGGGTCAGCGCCGCACCGCAAAGGCGCAATTGATGTCCGTTGCCCACAGCCGGGGACAATCCTGATGGGTTATCCACCGCTACTGCTGCTGAGGGAGCTTTCCCGATGGCTCCCGATTTCCAGCGTGGATAACCCGGATTGACCCCAACTATGGACAACCCGTGTGGTCACCTTGAGCGATAGCCAGCAACAGGCCGGTTTAGAACAGCCCCGTGGGCGGTTCCTCGCAGGGTAGTGGGGCGAGTTTGGAGCGATGACCGTCGTCGGGGCTGCAGCCTTTGAATGGCCCGTCTGTTGAGAGCAGAACTGACATGTGGTGGTCTGCGTGGTCGCGCCACCACACGCTCATTCCGGTGGTGCCATCCAGGCGCAGGAATTCCCAGGCCCGCCAGAGCGCTTCGAGACGGCTGATGGCTTCGGCGTGCTTCCACCATTGCGGGCACCAGGTCACACCGCCCTGCACGTTGAGTTGCCGGCGGTAGCTGCTGGCCAGTTTGTTGCTTACGAATGCGGCGACGCTC
The Arthrobacter sp. OAP107 DNA segment above includes these coding regions:
- a CDS encoding Gfo/Idh/MocA family oxidoreductase, producing the protein MTVTSPLPTSLSHPPSLPLRILQVGLGGWGRSWAAELKKHPTLLSTVGYVDVVPEMLKLLSADVETDPSLCFASLTEAIAATDAEAVLVTTALPGHAAVAIEALSAGKHVLVEKPIAATLSDAEQMVETVAASDRLLMVSQNYRFYPAAQTVSRLVREKALGDIGSVTVKFRKYANSAPIGTNRHYGLADPLLMDMSIHHFDLMRYITSQEPVHIDCHAWNPPWSKFMDPAAAMATLVFDGGAVVNYQGSWVSTEQETLWAGEWLIECSGGTIEWTGRADTGTASDAVIVRPLNGPVEVLTLPRMDTFDRVGSLSEFRSAIREGRPPVTSGQANLPTLAMTLGAIESSKTNMPQDIRSLLRATDSTAATQGKI
- a CDS encoding ThuA domain-containing protein, with protein sequence MPKVTVWNEFRHEKDNPEVAAIYPDGIHTTIAAALRGQGIDAATATLDEPEHGLSPEVLKFTDVLVWWGHGAHDEVDDIVVDRIQQRVLDGMGLIVLHSGHGSKIFRRLMGTSCNLKWRESTDSEVLWNVAPGHPITEGVEESLILDQEEMYGEFFDIPTPDALVFVSWFTGGEVFRSGACYQRGAGKIFYFRPGHETYPTYHHKGIQRVIANAARWATRNHEVAHQFGNPAPLMLPTSEQHATPRQRQNNDYETADIR
- a CDS encoding substrate-binding domain-containing protein, with the protein product MGATPLTSVDTKGEALGRRAARMLLERIHEPGSPLRSTKQIPELAIRQSCGCH
- a CDS encoding ATP-binding protein, coding for MSVLADEVVKLLAKRQKARRHILTSHQVDEILVDLGVPTSSTKAVPVPLRLTRLQFSGTKHLPPAHPDAATHGVQEEDTLPFVEEPVNDVLASDDRAVPTVHVPFQFEWKPQAGVNGIGSGRNLRGKSTVLNVLMWTLTGRCARFQPDIQRWIEHVEADWTVGAERLRVSFDAVNGVATGKIEKLGVVGGADKPALLGTFNGDDFESVIGHLMMNRLRLESIPVWTDVKARVHAWPSYSSAFVVRASQLDPIVGNEQTIAVRMMQMFVGTDWAPALAAASTARRGMDAERSAASDKAKAAADAFEGNRLKILEKVKDLKSKKGSLPPETPDVEATIQAAKLASELSRQVHEIETQLIAQSSLVETARQQLRAAKARAHTHHENVLATKFFHRMRPTKCPRCAGEVTAERRAAEPDKHECSVCSSDLNLDAFQSNVIVASSVPSEVTSTLIAGLAAPQSVGDDSDEEDSPDEIEATGAALEAAETTAAALVAQIDKLRGQRDDAAAKAEAGAALLTELDEHRNLELDLARAEGALDALTASSDPKSSDPIDPVQAAVADATETILKQWLKEGQDPLLKNISADIESVGREFWRRKHQEH
- a CDS encoding DUF4913 domain-containing protein, producing MSEGLGEWDDELEGTTAPAEPAEEDSDAPELFYPSVAAFVSNKLASSYRRQLNVQGGVTWCPQWWKHAEAISRLEALWRAWEFLRLDGTTGMSVWWRDHADHHMSVLLSTDGPFKGCSPDDGHRSKLAPLPCEEPPTGLF